The Ruania halotolerans genome contains the following window.
GCGCCGTCGTCGGTCATCATCGGGGCGTCCGGCAGGTACTGCTCCGGGGTGACCAAATCGCCCGGGATACCCAGCCGGTCGTTGACCACCGCTCCCGGTTGGAGCTCGCGCGTCATCGCGAGTAGACCGGCCGCGTCCCAGTCCTTCGGCCCCTTGCCGACCCAGCCGTCCTGCTCCCACGGGTAGGTGAAGTCGTAGAAGACGTAGTCGATCTGCCCGTACCCGGTCAGCAGCTCACGCACCTGCCCGTGCAGGAACCGGCGGTAGCTGTCCATATCGCGACCGGAGTTCAGCTCGGCGGCATCCGGGCGGTCCCGGAGCGGGTGCTGGAAGTCGATCGTGAAGTCCGGGTGATTCCAGTCGATGAGCGAGTAGTAGAGGCCGACCCGCAGCCCCACTCGGCGGCACGCCTCGACGGTCTCTGCCACGAGGTCGCGACCGAAGAACGCGGTCGAGCTGTAGTCGCTGAGGTTGGTCTCGTACAGTGCGAACCCGTCGTGGTGTTTGGCGGTCAGCACCAGATAGCCCATCCCGGCGTCCTTGGCTGCCCGCGCCAGGGCGTCGGCGTCGAACAGGTCGGGATCGAAGTACCTCGCGAGCCGCTCGTACTCCGCCGGGTCGATCCGCTCGTTGGTCATCACCCATTCGTGCCGGGCCAGTGCCGAGTAGACGCCGAGGTGGACGAACATCCCGAACCGGTCGTGGCTGAACCACGCCGGCACCGCGCCGGCCATCAGAACAGGCTCGTCTTGGCGACTCGCCGCGCCAGCCAGTTGGCCATCACGAGCATGATGACGGCGATCACGGACTTGAACAGTCCGATGGCGGCGGCGTAGGAGTACTGGGGGATCGAGGAGGCGAAGGCGACGTTGTAGGAGTAGGTGTCGATCACCTCCGAGACATCGAGGTTCAGGGGCGTCTGCATGAGCAGAACCTTCTCGAAGCCGACAGAGAGCATCGAGCCCATGTTGAGGATCAGCAGCGTCACCATCACCGGCAGGATGCCCGGGAGGTCGATGTGCCAGATGCGGCGCACGATCGAGGCACCGTCCACCTTCGCCGCCTCGTGCAGCTGGGGGTCGATACCTGCCAGCGCCGCGAGGTAGATGATTGCCGAGTAGCCCAGCGTCTGCCAGGCACCGGACCAGACGTAGGTGTGCCGGAAGAAATCGGAGCTGAGGAAGTCGGTCGGCTGGCCGCCCATTCCGACGATCACCTGGTTGACGATGCCGCCGCTCGGGGAGAACAGCATGATGATGATGCCGACGACCACGACGGTGGAGATGAAGTAGGGGGCGTAGGTGATCAGCTGCACCGTGCGTTTGAACTTCATGTTGCGCACCACGTTCAGCAGTAGCGCCAGGACGATCGGCAGCGGGAACAGCGCCAGCAACTCGTAGAAGTTCAGGATCAGGGAGTTCTTGATGACGGTCCCGAACTGGAAGGAATTCACGAACTGATCGAGATACTTCAACCCTGCCCACGGGCTGCCGCTGATCCCCAGCGCCACACTGAAGTCCTTGAACGCCATCTGCAGGCCGTACAACGGCGCCCACATGAACAGGATCCCGTAGACGAACGGCGGCAACAGCAGGACGTACAGGCGCCAGGACCGCTTCAGGCGCAGGCCGAGCGGGTACTGGTGCTTCTTCGTCGGTCTCCGGCTTGCCGAGCCGGGCGCGGGCGCCCTCGGAGTGGGCGGTGCGGTGGTCGTCGGTGACGTCATCGTTCAGGCTCCCTGGCTCACTTGAGCGATCCGATCAGCGCACCCTTGGTGAAGTGCTTCTGGACGAACGGATAGGCGATCATGGGCGGGATCATCGCGACCACGATCAGGGCGTACTTGAGCTTGTCGAAGAGTTCCTTGCGCCGGATCAACTCGGAGACATCACCGCCGATCATGGACGGGTCCACCTGGCTCTGGGTGAGGATCTCGCGCAGCACCAGCTGCAACGGGAACAACGTGTCATCCGAGAGGTAGAGCAGCGCGTTGAACCAGCCATTCCACTGCGTGATCGCGTAGAACAGCACGTTCACCGCGATGATCGGCTTGCTCAGCGGGATGGCCATCCGGAAGAAGAAGCGGAAGTCAGTGGCACCGTCCACCTGCGCCGCCTCGAGCATCTCCTTGGGAATGTTCAGCCGGTAGAACGTCATCGTGATGATCATGTTGAAGACGTTCAGCACGCCGGGCAGCACGACCGCCCAGATGGAGTTCATCAGACCGAGCGCGTTCACGATCATGTAGGTCGGGATGATCCCGGCGCTGAACAGGAACGGGATGAGGAAGAAGAACATCAGGCTCCGCCGGAAGGGCAGATCATCCCGTGAGAGCACGTAGCCGGCCAACAACGTCAGGAATGTCCCGATCGCCGAGCCCAGCACCGTGTAGAGCACCGAGTTGAGGAAGCCTCGCACCAGGCGTGGCGAGCCGAATACCTCCGTGTACGCGTCGACGTTGATTCCGACCGGCCACAACCAGACGTCGCCGCGCGTGAGCGCGTCGGCACTGGAGACCGACGCGCTCAGCACGAAGACGAGCGGGTAGAGCACGGACAGGGTGAACACCGCCAGCAGCACGTAGGTGCTGATCATGAAGGCGGCATCGCCCCCGGTGTACTTCATCCGGCGAGCACGGAGCATCGGCAGACTCACCCCTGACGCGCGTCGAAGACCTGCTGGTGCAGGTCGAGGTACTCCGGCAGTCCCATGGCACCGAACGCGGACACGTACTCCTCCCACGCGGCGTCGTCGTTGATGTCGAGCTCGCCGATGGCGAAGCTCGCCATGTGCTGACGTACGTGACTCTCGATCGAGGTGGCGATGTCCGCGCGACGGGAGGCCTGTGTCTGGTCGAAGATCAACGACGGAAGGTAGAACTCACGGGGCTGCTGGTAGGGCTCGTACTCCGTGGTCGCGTTGTAGAGGAATACCTCCAGGTCGGGGTTGTCCGGGTCGGACACTTGACCGAGACGGAAGTCGTTGGAGTTGTAGGCCAAGGCGAGGCCGCCCAGGCTGGTCCCGGCCGGGGCGGGCCAGGTCTCGCGGTCCCAGATGGCCTGTTTGCCGTTGATACCGACGTCACCTTCTTCGGCGAAGTTCCAGTTGTCGGTGGTTCCGTTGGCGGCGCGCAGCGAACCCTCGAGAGTGAACATGTAGTCGAGCCACTGCACCAGTACCTCGGGGTTCTCGCACTTGCTCGTGATGACGAATGGTCGGCTGCGGTCGGTCTCCCAGTCCCAGTTCGCGTAGCGCACCCCGTTCGGCCCCTCGAGCGGTGGCACGGAGACGTAATCGCGCCATAGGGCGTCCGGTTCGTCGGAGATATCGGCGAAGAAGCCCCAGTAGTAGCTGCGCACGAAGCCCAGGCGGCCTTGATTTCCGGCCTGGAGCAGCTCGTCGGAGCTCATCGTGAAGGCGGAGCGGTCCAGGGTGCCGTCGTCGCTGAGGGTGCGCAGGTAGCGCAGTCCCTCGCGCCACTCATCCTTGTCGGCGACGAACTCGACTTTGCCTTCGTTCAGGCGCAGCCACCCACCACCATCTCCCTCCGAACCCGGGTTATACAGGAACGAGTTCATGATGTAGTTGTCGATGAAGTCGTTCGGACCGCCGCCGGAGAACGGAATCATCTGGCCGGTGCCGGACGGATCCTGTTCCTTGAAGAGCTTCAGCACCTCGCGCAGATCCTCGGTGGTCTGCGGCATCTCGGCCCCGACCGCCTCGAGATATTTCTGGTTGATGAACGCCCGCGAGGGGCTGACCCGGCAGTGGTAACAGTCGTTGGGGACGGCCATCTGGTACTTGTGCCCATCCGTGGCGGTGAGAGCGGCTCCCCACTCGGGGTAGTCCTCCATCACCTGGCGCAGCGCCGGTGCGTAGGTCTCGATGAGGTCCTCCAAGGGCTGGAAGACGCCTTGGCTGCCGTACAGGGAGACCTGATCGTTGGTGAAGGGGATCATCATGTAGGCGTCCGGCATGTCCCCGGCCGTCATCTGTGCATTCACGCGGGTCAGGTCGGCGTCCTCGTTGAGCACCACGTCGTAGGTGATCGGGACGCCGGTCTGTTCCTGCATCCACTGGGTGAACTCGTTGGTGTTCCAATCACCGACGTCGTTCGGGTTGAGCTTGGTGCCGACGGTGAAGGTGGCATCCCCCGTGTAAAACGGCTCCCTCACATAGGAGCGAGGGCCGACATAGTTCTCCGGGTACTGGATGCCTTCGGTGATCTCCTCGCCGAGCTGCACCTGCTCGACGCCCTCGACGCCGCTCGCCTCGATCTCGCTCGGCGCCTCGGCCTCAGGGTCGCCGCCGCAGGCGGCGAGGACGCCGGTCGTGGCAAGGGCTCCGGCGCCGGCGGCACCGTAGCGAAGCAGCGAGCGACGGTCGAGGTCGCGCTCCAGGGGGTTGAACGTAGACATGGTCTTACCTCTCTTCGTTGAGACTCACGCAGGATGGACATTCGTCAGCGCCAGGCCGACGACGTTCTCGATCGAGTCCGGCTCAGCCATCGACTCGAACGTGCTGTCACAGATGTGGACGTCAGCGATGGGGCTGTGGGCGAACCCGGCCAGATGCAGGGCGCGTCGGGCCCGGCCGACCCGGACGTTGGTGATGCGGATGTGGCGCACGGTCGGGGTGCGTGGACCGCGCAGACCCTCACCGCGCAGGAAGTTGCAACTGAGGAACTCGCGCTGGAGCTCAGAGGCTTCCACGTCGTCGACGTAGACGTTCTCGACGTACCCGCCTCGTGCGGCGTTGGTCTTGATGTACAGGCCGTACCAGAGGCCGGGGCCCCCGATCGTGCAGCGGCGCACGTAGACGTCACGGACTCCGGAGGTCAGCTCGCTGCCGATGGTGAAGGCGCCGTACTTCATGGTCATGGTGCAGTCCTCGATCACCACGTTCCGGCACGGCTCATCGACCCGTTCCGCGTCCTCCTCCCGCCCTGCCTTGATGGCAATGGCGTCGTCGCCGACGTCGAACCGGCAGCCCCGGATCACCACGTCGGTACAGGACTCGGGGTCCACGCCGTCGTTGTTGGGGCCGTGGGTGTCGAGGTGCACATCCTCGACGAGCACACCGGTGCACAGGACGGGGTGAATCTCCCACATCGGCGAGCGAACGATCCGCACGCCCTGCACCCAGACCCCCTCACAGCGGTAGAACTCGATGAAGTTCGGCCGGAAGTTCCGCGCCGGTGCCATGACGCGCTCGGCCGGCGGCACGCCCTGGTGCACCAGTTCGACCAGGTGCTGCCAGTCGCGCTCCTGCTCGACGACGCCCGGGTGCCAGCCGAACTCCTCGAGGCCGCACCACGGCCACCAGTGCTCGGTGTCCGCACCACCGTCGAGGGTGCCGGAACCGGTCACCGCGACATTCACGGCATCATGGGCGGTGATCAACGGGGAGTACCCCATCATCTCCACGCCCTGCCACCTGGTCAGCACGGGCGGAAGGTAGCGCTCCGGCTCGGGGATGAACCGGACCGTCGCCCCCGCGCTGACGTGCAGGTCGATGTTGCTGTGCAGACGAATCGGCCCGGTGAGATAGGTACCCGCGCCGAGCACCACCCGGCCACCCCCGGCCCGTCGCACGGCGTCGATGGCGGCTGCGATCGCGGCGGAGCAGTCGGTCACGCCGTCGGCGAGGGCGCCGTGATCCTCCACCCGCGCCTCGTGACGGGGGAAGGTCGGTGCCTGCACCCGGCGCACGATGGCATCGGCCCGGTGCCAGCCGGGGCCGTTGTCCTGCCAGTCGTCGAGGTGCATCGTTGCCTTTCGTTCCCACGTCCTCGTGCGATCAGATACTCGGAAGGTACTATGTATGACCCTTATGGTCAAGGTCGTACCTATGATGTATGCCGTCAGGCATTGAGTCGATTCATCACAGGGCCAGCGAACCCGCTGGTTCGGGTCGATGAATCCCACTGGGGCGGTAGTTGAGCGAGCGGCCGACGCCAATGAGGTCAGCGAGATACCAGACGATGGCCAACCACATCTCCGTCCCGCGCAGGCCCGGGGTCTCGGCCAGGGGGTCGCGTCCGGTACCGGACTCGGCCGCGAAGCCGAAACCCTCTCCAGGCCGCCAGTGGCCCAGTGCATCGGACAGCAGCCTGGTCGCCACCTGCCGGATCTCGTGCTGGCGATACGCACCGGTCCGGCCCGCCAGCCACAACGGGTGCGCGACATCCAGCACGTTGCATGCGTTCTGGCGGTCGGGGCTGAAGTAGCGGGCGTCCTGGGCGTGCGCGAGCACCGTGTCCACGACGCGCTCGGGATGCGGCAGGGGCAGCCCGAACTGGGCGAACGACCCTCGCGAGGTGCGGTAGAACCCGTTGACGGTCTCCAGCCGGCCCGAGCGCGGGTCGTCGGCGCCCCACATCCCCGTCCTCGGGTCCACGTGGGTGTGCAACCAGCCGAACAGCCCGGCCGCGGTGGCGGCACTGTGTGGTGTCCCGGCGCGGGTATTCCACAGCAACGCCGTACCGAGCATGTCGGCGACGTTGCTGCTGCGCCAGGGGCTACCGCGCCACGGCAGCGAGTCCAGGAGCTCGACCAGTCCATCGGCGGCGAGCCGGTCCACCGCGTGGATCGGGTGGGCGAAGCCTGCTCCGAGCACCTCGAGGGCGTACCCGACGCAGAGCACGTGATAGTGCGCATCGTCGACGCTCAGATCGGTCACCGTCGGACCGGGCCGCCCGGACGCGTCGAGCTCGGCGATCATGCCGGAGACCGGGTCCTGCAGCCCGCGCAGCCACGCGACGTGCTCTTCGCGGCTCAGCTGTGACGGGACGTCGCCGGTCAGGTAGGCCGCCACCTCGACGGCGTCGCAATGGGCGCGTACCGACGGCGGGTGCCCCGGCGCATCGACGTACCGGCCAGTGGCCGCGTCCCAGGATCTTGCGAGCACCTCCTCCGCCTGCTCGCGCACCATCTGGTCGAACGCGCGCAGCTGCTCGGCCAGTGCGGGTTCATCGGCAGGCGAGGAGGCGGCCGTGAGCGGAGCGAGCTCGGGCACCCGCCACTTGCGCACCGTCGCCGGGTTCCCGGCGACGATCGCCCCGGCCGGCACGTCCTTGGTCACGATCGACCCAGCTCCGACGACGGCGCGGTCACCGATCGTGATCCCGTCCAGGACCATCACGTGCGAACCGATCCAGACGTCGTCGCCGATGGTGATGCCCCGCTGGGAGGTCGGCTGCTTGAAGACGGGCAGGTCCGGGTCGGTGATCGTGTGGTTGAAGGCCAGCATCGACGTGTGGGCGCCGATCCGCACCGAGTGGCCGAGCCGGATGTTTCCCCGGATCACGCAGAACGGGTTGATCGTGCAGTTCGGGCCCGTCAGCAGCGTGCCCGTCAAGTAGGCGTGCCCGGAGATGTAGGAGCTGCGCCCGAGCGTCAGCGTCTCTACCTGGATGGCGGCCAGCGGTGAGATGAAGCACCGCTCACCGATCGAGGAGTCCGGCCGCGAGCGCAGGAACTGCTCTTGCTGGGCGAGCTGCTCGGCCTTCTGCTCTTCGCTGGCCTCAACCCAGAAGAACCAGGAGGAGTAGTCGTAGTGGTCGCGGTCGAAGGGGTTCGTCTCGATACCGGTCCTGGTCTCGCTCATGCCATGCTCCTGATCGGGTTCTCGTACAGCCAGTCGAAGGAGTCCTCGCGCTCGGTGCCTGAGACGCTGCGACCGGTGAACTCCTGGTCGGCGGCGACAGCGCCGAGGATCACGTACGCACCGCGGCCGGGGGCGAAGGTGTGCCGGCCCGCTTCGTAGCGGAAGGCGTGCACGTCCACTGCCGGGTTCCAGGAGACGGTCACCGCTGAGGTCAGCACCGGGGTGAGTCCGCCCCGCTCGTCGGCGTGCGTGTTCGTCTCCAGATCCGGCACCTGCAGCCAGGTGGGGCTGGAGTCCTTGAAGTAGCCGACCAACAGGTGCCCGTCCTGCGCCAACGAGAACTCCACGCTCGCCTCGCCGCCGAGCACCGCAGACTTGGCGAACCGGACCCCGCGCAGGCCGGTCAGCTCCTCGGCGAGGGCGACCACCGGCTCGTCCACGTCGTCGAACAGCGCCTTCCCCTCCGCCACCTCGAAGACCTCGCCGCCGGCGTGAACCGTCAGGTCGATCCCGCGGAATCTGCCCGGTAATGCCGGGCGCTCCGCGACGGCCGGCGGGAGGTCGCCACGGGCG
Protein-coding sequences here:
- a CDS encoding glycoside hydrolase family 28 protein, with the protein product MHLDDWQDNGPGWHRADAIVRRVQAPTFPRHEARVEDHGALADGVTDCSAAIAAAIDAVRRAGGGRVVLGAGTYLTGPIRLHSNIDLHVSAGATVRFIPEPERYLPPVLTRWQGVEMMGYSPLITAHDAVNVAVTGSGTLDGGADTEHWWPWCGLEEFGWHPGVVEQERDWQHLVELVHQGVPPAERVMAPARNFRPNFIEFYRCEGVWVQGVRIVRSPMWEIHPVLCTGVLVEDVHLDTHGPNNDGVDPESCTDVVIRGCRFDVGDDAIAIKAGREEDAERVDEPCRNVVIEDCTMTMKYGAFTIGSELTSGVRDVYVRRCTIGGPGLWYGLYIKTNAARGGYVENVYVDDVEASELQREFLSCNFLRGEGLRGPRTPTVRHIRITNVRVGRARRALHLAGFAHSPIADVHICDSTFESMAEPDSIENVVGLALTNVHPA
- a CDS encoding alpha-L-fucosidase, with the translated sequence MAGAVPAWFSHDRFGMFVHLGVYSALARHEWVMTNERIDPAEYERLARYFDPDLFDADALARAAKDAGMGYLVLTAKHHDGFALYETNLSDYSSTAFFGRDLVAETVEACRRVGLRVGLYYSLIDWNHPDFTIDFQHPLRDRPDAAELNSGRDMDSYRRFLHGQVRELLTGYGQIDYVFYDFTYPWEQDGWVGKGPKDWDAAGLLAMTRELQPGAVVNDRLGIPGDLVTPEQYLPDAPMMTDDGAWQTWEACHTMNGAWGYDRENRNLKSPDLLIRTLIDIVSKNGNFLLNIGPDGRGAITGSDAASLGVLAEWMRLHRQAIVGAGPVAATPAPGTAFTARADRIYVHLLHWPLKHVHLRDLPGSVQFARFLHDGSQLQVRVAGGERTDANHQLDHITPGEQPAGTVTLQLPAVRPEVAVPVVELFLGED
- a CDS encoding acyltransferase, with amino-acid sequence MSETRTGIETNPFDRDHYDYSSWFFWVEASEEQKAEQLAQQEQFLRSRPDSSIGERCFISPLAAIQVETLTLGRSSYISGHAYLTGTLLTGPNCTINPFCVIRGNIRLGHSVRIGAHTSMLAFNHTITDPDLPVFKQPTSQRGITIGDDVWIGSHVMVLDGITIGDRAVVGAGSIVTKDVPAGAIVAGNPATVRKWRVPELAPLTAASSPADEPALAEQLRAFDQMVREQAEEVLARSWDAATGRYVDAPGHPPSVRAHCDAVEVAAYLTGDVPSQLSREEHVAWLRGLQDPVSGMIAELDASGRPGPTVTDLSVDDAHYHVLCVGYALEVLGAGFAHPIHAVDRLAADGLVELLDSLPWRGSPWRSSNVADMLGTALLWNTRAGTPHSAATAAGLFGWLHTHVDPRTGMWGADDPRSGRLETVNGFYRTSRGSFAQFGLPLPHPERVVDTVLAHAQDARYFSPDRQNACNVLDVAHPLWLAGRTGAYRQHEIRQVATRLLSDALGHWRPGEGFGFAAESGTGRDPLAETPGLRGTEMWLAIVWYLADLIGVGRSLNYRPSGIHRPEPAGSLAL
- a CDS encoding extracellular solute-binding protein, which gives rise to MSTFNPLERDLDRRSLLRYGAAGAGALATTGVLAACGGDPEAEAPSEIEASGVEGVEQVQLGEEITEGIQYPENYVGPRSYVREPFYTGDATFTVGTKLNPNDVGDWNTNEFTQWMQEQTGVPITYDVVLNEDADLTRVNAQMTAGDMPDAYMMIPFTNDQVSLYGSQGVFQPLEDLIETYAPALRQVMEDYPEWGAALTATDGHKYQMAVPNDCYHCRVSPSRAFINQKYLEAVGAEMPQTTEDLREVLKLFKEQDPSGTGQMIPFSGGGPNDFIDNYIMNSFLYNPGSEGDGGGWLRLNEGKVEFVADKDEWREGLRYLRTLSDDGTLDRSAFTMSSDELLQAGNQGRLGFVRSYYWGFFADISDEPDALWRDYVSVPPLEGPNGVRYANWDWETDRSRPFVITSKCENPEVLVQWLDYMFTLEGSLRAANGTTDNWNFAEEGDVGINGKQAIWDRETWPAPAGTSLGGLALAYNSNDFRLGQVSDPDNPDLEVFLYNATTEYEPYQQPREFYLPSLIFDQTQASRRADIATSIESHVRQHMASFAIGELDINDDAAWEEYVSAFGAMGLPEYLDLHQQVFDARQG
- a CDS encoding carbohydrate ABC transporter permease; amino-acid sequence: MLRARRMKYTGGDAAFMISTYVLLAVFTLSVLYPLVFVLSASVSSADALTRGDVWLWPVGINVDAYTEVFGSPRLVRGFLNSVLYTVLGSAIGTFLTLLAGYVLSRDDLPFRRSLMFFFLIPFLFSAGIIPTYMIVNALGLMNSIWAVVLPGVLNVFNMIITMTFYRLNIPKEMLEAAQVDGATDFRFFFRMAIPLSKPIIAVNVLFYAITQWNGWFNALLYLSDDTLFPLQLVLREILTQSQVDPSMIGGDVSELIRRKELFDKLKYALIVVAMIPPMIAYPFVQKHFTKGALIGSLK
- a CDS encoding ABC transporter permease, whose protein sequence is MTSPTTTAPPTPRAPAPGSASRRPTKKHQYPLGLRLKRSWRLYVLLLPPFVYGILFMWAPLYGLQMAFKDFSVALGISGSPWAGLKYLDQFVNSFQFGTVIKNSLILNFYELLALFPLPIVLALLLNVVRNMKFKRTVQLITYAPYFISTVVVVGIIIMLFSPSGGIVNQVIVGMGGQPTDFLSSDFFRHTYVWSGAWQTLGYSAIIYLAALAGIDPQLHEAAKVDGASIVRRIWHIDLPGILPVMVTLLILNMGSMLSVGFEKVLLMQTPLNLDVSEVIDTYSYNVAFASSIPQYSYAAAIGLFKSVIAVIMLVMANWLARRVAKTSLF